The Cervus canadensis isolate Bull #8, Minnesota chromosome X, ASM1932006v1, whole genome shotgun sequence genome contains a region encoding:
- the LOC122434685 gene encoding antigen WC1.1-like, whose product MYPFPPKLHSSPNYLAQLSILIFNPLNPLIIAVPSGNHTQVLPQCNDSLSEPAGSAASEESAPYCSDSRQLRLVDGGGPCAGRVEILEQGSWGTICDDGWDLDDARVVCRQLGCGDALNATGSAHFGAGSGPIWLHDLNCTGKESHVWRCPSRGWGRHYCRHKEDAGVICSEFLALRMVSEDQECAGWLEVFYNGTWGSVCRSPMDEVTMSIICSQLGCGDSGSLYTSVGLREGSRPRWVDGIQCRKTDTSLWQCPSDPWKYSSCSPREEAYISCAGNR is encoded by the exons atgtatccatttccccccaaactccaCTCCTCTCCTAATTATTTAGCTCAACTGAGTATCTTGATCTTCAACCCTCTCAACCCTCTAATCATCGCTGTTCCTTCAGGAAACCACACCCAGGTGCTGCCCCAGTGCAATGACTCCTTGTCTGAACCAGCAGGGTCTGCAGCCTCAGAGGAGAGCGCCCCCTACTGCTCAG ACAGCAGACAGCTCCGCCTGGTGGACGGGGGCGGTCCCTGCGCCGGGAGAGTGGAGATCCTTGagcagggctcctggggcaccatctGTGATGACGGCTGGGACCTGGACGATGCCCGCGTGGtgtgcaggcagctgggctgtggagaCGCCCTCAATGCCACGGGGTCTGCTCACTTCGGGGCAGGGTCAGGGCCCATCTGGCTGCATGACCTGAACTGCACAGGAAAGGAGTCCCACGTGTGGAGGTGCCCTTCCCGAGGCTGGGGGCGGCACTACTGCAGACACAAGGAGGACGCGGGGGTCATCTGCTCAG AGTTCCTGGCCCTCAGGATGGTGAGCGAGGACCAGGAGTGTGCTGGATGGCTGGAAGTTTTCTACAACGGGACCTGGGGCAGTGTCTGCCGCAGCCCCATGGATGAGGTCACCATGTCCATCATCTGCAGTCAGCTTGGCTGTGGGGACAGTGGAAGTCTCTACACTTCTGTTGGTCTCAGGGAAGGTTCTAGACCCCGGTGGGTAGATGGAATCCAGTGTCGGAAAACTGACACCTCTCTCTGGCAGTGTCCTTCTGATCCTTGGAAATACAGTTCATGCTCTCCAAGGGAGGAAGCCTACATCTCATGTGCAG